In Symmachiella dynata, the following are encoded in one genomic region:
- the truD gene encoding tRNA pseudouridine(13) synthase TruD — protein MSNLPFLTADCPGIGGSLKQQPEDFDVEEIPAYLPSGTGEHLFLWIEKRGVAAPELSRHIARTLGISNGDIGVAGMKDKQAVTRQYVSIPARAADKITDIETDDIHVLQSTLHGNKLRTGQLRGNRFSVLIRDVDAGATEQAQSIAEQIGRWGFPNYFGEQRFGRARETSQLGFELLSGKKRAGDIPYKKRKFLLKLALSAAQAELFNAALVQRMHDDLLHRVLPGDVMQVVESRGPFVVEDVAAEQPRLDAGEITLTGPMFGPKMRQPTGAARDRELQILNQFGINEAAFTQFPKLTTGTRRPYLIRPDDLRVEPDTDGLRFHFTLPAGVYATTLLREFMKTDPQP, from the coding sequence TTGTCGAATTTGCCGTTTTTAACTGCTGATTGCCCGGGAATTGGGGGCAGCCTCAAACAGCAGCCCGAGGACTTTGACGTCGAGGAAATCCCCGCTTATCTCCCGAGTGGGACGGGGGAACATCTGTTTTTGTGGATCGAAAAACGGGGCGTTGCTGCTCCGGAACTGTCGCGACACATCGCCCGCACACTCGGCATCTCCAACGGCGACATCGGCGTCGCCGGCATGAAGGACAAGCAAGCCGTCACGAGACAATACGTCTCCATCCCCGCCCGCGCTGCCGACAAAATCACCGACATTGAGACCGACGACATCCACGTTCTCCAGTCGACCTTGCACGGCAACAAACTCCGCACCGGACAACTCCGCGGCAACCGCTTTTCGGTCCTGATCCGTGACGTCGATGCGGGTGCCACAGAGCAGGCACAGTCGATCGCCGAGCAGATCGGCCGTTGGGGTTTTCCTAATTATTTCGGTGAACAACGTTTCGGCCGGGCCCGTGAAACCTCGCAACTCGGCTTTGAATTGCTCAGCGGCAAAAAACGGGCGGGCGACATTCCGTATAAGAAACGCAAGTTCCTGCTCAAACTGGCACTCTCGGCCGCTCAAGCGGAACTGTTCAATGCGGCACTCGTACAACGAATGCACGATGATTTGCTGCACCGCGTACTGCCGGGCGATGTGATGCAGGTGGTCGAGTCGCGCGGACCGTTCGTCGTAGAAGATGTCGCCGCTGAACAACCCCGACTCGACGCCGGAGAAATCACCCTCACCGGCCCCATGTTCGGCCCCAAAATGCGCCAACCCACCGGCGCCGCCCGTGATCGCGAATTGCAAATACTCAACCAATTCGGAATCAACGAAGCCGCCTTCACCCAATTCCCCAAGCTAACCACCGGCACGCGAAGACCATACCTGATCCGCCCGGACGACCTACGCGTCGAACCCGACACAGACGGCCTCCGCTTCCATTTCACCCTCCCCGCAGGCGTCTACGCCACCACGCTACTGCGCGAGTTCATGAAAACCGACCCCCAACCTTAA
- a CDS encoding SDR family NAD(P)-dependent oxidoreductase — protein sequence MGRLDGKTAIVTGGGAGIGRATSERFAAEGAKVIIAEINETNGAETAEAITAAGGQCRFVSTDVTQEETIKNMVAETITTFGRIDIVVNNAAVFVLHGIEATVEQWHQSLDTNVIGTSLVSKYAVEEMRKTGGGSIVNLGSISSFLGQPNFVTYNATKAAIATMTRCMALDLADDGIRVNAVCPGTIWTQIVEKNTAEVGLDRAAADADPDWGGACFLKRIADPSEVAAAILFFASDDASYCTGAHLMVDGGYSAQ from the coding sequence ATGGGACGACTGGACGGGAAAACGGCGATTGTCACTGGCGGGGGAGCGGGGATCGGGCGGGCGACGTCTGAACGATTCGCTGCCGAAGGGGCGAAAGTGATCATTGCGGAAATCAACGAAACCAACGGTGCGGAAACGGCTGAAGCGATCACCGCTGCCGGCGGACAATGCCGCTTTGTGTCGACCGATGTGACGCAAGAGGAGACGATCAAAAATATGGTCGCCGAGACAATAACGACGTTTGGGCGAATCGACATCGTCGTGAACAACGCCGCCGTGTTTGTGTTGCACGGCATCGAAGCCACCGTCGAGCAATGGCATCAATCGTTGGATACGAATGTGATCGGCACATCGTTGGTCTCGAAGTATGCCGTGGAGGAGATGCGAAAGACCGGGGGTGGGTCGATTGTGAATCTCGGTTCCATTTCCAGTTTTCTCGGCCAGCCGAATTTCGTGACGTACAACGCGACCAAAGCGGCGATCGCGACAATGACCCGCTGCATGGCGCTCGATTTGGCTGACGACGGGATTCGTGTGAACGCCGTTTGTCCGGGCACAATTTGGACGCAGATCGTGGAGAAGAATACCGCAGAGGTCGGCTTGGACCGCGCCGCTGCCGACGCCGACCCGGATTGGGGCGGTGCTTGTTTTCTGAAACGGATTGCCGATCCGAGTGAAGTGGCGGCGGCGATTTTGTTTTTTGCGTCGGATGATGCGTCGTATTGCACGGGGGCGCATTTGATGGTCGATGGGGGGTATTCGGCGCAGTGA
- a CDS encoding DUF167 domain-containing protein, producing MIDIEPTTDGVLLPIRAQAGARKNGVVGVHDGRLKVAVTQAPEKGKANGAIQKVLAAALGLKKSQVELVVGPTSSQKKFRLTGVTADALRERIAVLFAEI from the coding sequence ATGATCGACATCGAACCCACCACCGACGGCGTGCTGCTTCCCATTCGTGCGCAAGCCGGCGCGCGGAAGAATGGCGTGGTGGGGGTGCATGATGGGCGGTTGAAGGTGGCGGTCACGCAGGCGCCGGAAAAAGGGAAGGCGAATGGGGCCATTCAAAAGGTGTTGGCGGCGGCGCTGGGACTGAAGAAATCGCAGGTGGAATTGGTGGTGGGGCCGACCTCGTCGCAAAAAAAATTCCGCCTCACCGGCGTCACTGCCGACGCATTGCGAGAACGGATTGCCGTCCTCTTTGCTGAAATTTAA
- a CDS encoding IS3 family transposase: MSERRACHVVKQPRSSQRYVAQPRDDEHGLLKRMLQLVGRRSRFGYRRIAHLLRREGWRASDTRVYRLWRREGLKVPQKKRKKRRLGTTANGCHRRKAASQNDVWAWDFVFDRTASGSPLKWLSIVDEHTRECLALKVDRSITSEDVIDTLAELFAMRGVPRHVRSDNGPEFVAQALRSWLGQLGVEALYIAPGSPWENGFAESFHSRFRDEFLATEEFESLRAARQLTTVWREDYNEHRPHSSLGYLTPAEFGQRLTSARTRQTGSAPPTIAAPSAPPATQAEATAKANGAHEASDEKQDVLYLTRSS, translated from the coding sequence GTGTCGGAGCGGCGAGCGTGCCACGTGGTGAAGCAGCCTCGTAGCAGCCAACGCTATGTGGCGCAACCGCGCGACGATGAGCATGGTTTGCTCAAGCGGATGCTGCAGTTGGTAGGCCGTCGTTCGCGGTTCGGTTATCGCCGCATCGCCCATTTGCTGCGTCGCGAAGGTTGGCGGGCGAGCGACACGCGGGTCTATCGGCTGTGGCGTCGAGAAGGGCTGAAAGTGCCGCAGAAGAAGCGTAAGAAACGCCGTCTGGGAACGACTGCCAATGGCTGTCACCGGCGAAAAGCGGCGTCCCAGAACGATGTGTGGGCGTGGGATTTTGTGTTCGATCGCACGGCGAGCGGCAGTCCGCTGAAGTGGTTGTCGATCGTCGACGAACACACCCGGGAGTGTTTGGCTTTGAAAGTGGATCGCAGCATTACAAGTGAAGATGTGATCGACACGCTGGCGGAATTGTTCGCCATGCGGGGCGTGCCGCGTCATGTTCGCAGCGACAATGGTCCGGAGTTTGTGGCGCAGGCGCTTCGGAGTTGGTTAGGACAGTTGGGCGTGGAGGCGTTGTACATCGCGCCGGGCAGTCCGTGGGAGAATGGTTTTGCGGAAAGCTTTCACAGCCGGTTTCGTGATGAGTTTTTAGCGACCGAGGAGTTTGAAAGTTTGCGAGCGGCACGACAGCTGACAACAGTTTGGCGTGAAGATTACAACGAGCATCGGCCACACAGTTCACTGGGATATTTGACGCCGGCGGAGTTTGGGCAGAGGTTGACCTCAGCTCGAACTCGACAAACGGGGTCCGCCCCGCCCACCATCGCCGCCCCCTCGGCCCCTCCCGCTACGCAGGCCGAGGCGACAGCGAAGGCGAACGGGGCTCACGAAGCTTCCGATGAAAAACAGGACGTGCTTTACCTAACCCGATCTTCATAA
- a CDS encoding transposase, producing MTKRRRRHSPQQIVKKLRDADAMLNAGQDEAVVLQALEVSQATLDRWRKQYGGMKSEEAMRLKALEDENRRLKEIVADQTLDIKMLKHLAEGNW from the coding sequence ATGACGAAACGACGCAGGCGGCATTCGCCGCAGCAGATTGTGAAGAAGTTGCGTGACGCCGATGCGATGCTCAATGCCGGGCAAGACGAAGCGGTCGTGCTGCAGGCGCTGGAAGTCAGCCAAGCGACATTGGACCGTTGGCGGAAACAGTACGGCGGGATGAAGTCGGAGGAGGCGATGCGACTCAAGGCCTTGGAAGATGAGAACCGGCGGCTGAAGGAAATCGTGGCGGACCAGACGTTGGACATCAAGATGTTGAAACACCTTGCGGAGGGAAACTGGTAA